In the Dolichospermum flos-aquae CCAP 1403/13F genome, CTGTTGTGTCAGCTTCCCATTCCGCAGAACCTATACCAAAGGGAAGACTAATAGATACTTTTTTTAATTTTGCGGGATCATGCTTGGGCATAAAAAGCAACGTTAATAAAATCAGTAATTTGTTAAGGGACTTCCAAATAAAAAAATACTCAACCACCTAACACAAAAATCTCTCAAACCCTTATTCCTCTGTGTCCTCTGCGCCTCTGTGGTTCGTTAATCAGGATAATTTATTTCTTGGAAGTCCCTAAATCTAATTATATTGTCTTTTTAGGCATCCTAGCCCTAAAATTTGGAATAAAGACCAAATATTCTGGCAATTACCACCCAGGGCTATTTCGTTCTAGATACAACCTGCAACCCACTTTATTTTTAATAAAAAAAATAATTAAATTAACTCTAAACTTACCCTATCCTCACCATAATTAGCGACTAATATAAATAACTTCAACCATCGAGAACCCAGTAAAATTTCCTGTATTTCATCTCCAGCAAATACAGGAATTTCCCACTCTTGACCATCTATAATTACCCTACCATGATAAACATCAAATTCAGTTTCTCCTTGAGCAGTTCTTAATTTATTCTGACGTAAAAAAGGCCAATCAAGACTTTGTACATCTTGTTTATTCATGGCTAAATATTCAGTAAATCCTGTGTCTAACATTGTTTCTACAGGAAAACTGAAATTATCTCCATCAATTAAATCAATTTCCAAATAAATTTGACCTTTATCTCCAAATCTTCCCTCAATCATATTCTGCCACTAACTCCCGTTTCATTAATGCCATAAATATGATGAATCACATGAGGATACT is a window encoding:
- a CDS encoding aspartyl protease; this encodes MIEGRFGDKGQIYLEIDLIDGDNFSFPVETMLDTGFTEYLAMNKQDVQSLDWPFLRQNKLRTAQGETEFDVYHGRVIIDGQEWEIPVFAGDEIQEILLGSRWLKLFILVANYGEDRVSLELI